A part of Fimbriiglobus ruber genomic DNA contains:
- a CDS encoding WD40 repeat domain-containing serine/threonine protein kinase: protein MGTVWVAQQTEPVKRLVAIKLIKTGMDSKAVLARFEAERQALAVMDHPNIARVLDGGATADGRPYFVMELVKGVPITQFCDERKLTPRQRLEIFVPVCQAIQHAHQKGVIHRDIKPSNVLIALYDDKPVPKVIDFGIAKATGTTLTDRTLVTGFGAVVGTPEYMSPEQASLNNLDIDTRSDVYSLGVLLYELLTGTTPVDRKSLGKAAMLEVLRIVREVDAPRPSARLSGSGTLPSAAANRGTEPAALSRLLRRDLDWVVLRAMEKDRVRRYESAAGFAADVQRYLAGEAVQAHPPSTAYRLRTFARKNRVALATVTAFVGLLIGAVVVSGWLAIKAKRAEETAEKKRGEAEENAKEASENAERADRFRWESAGKAAQLEISLQRSELTAVSREIDLDLIECQSNPRVGLLRLVRTLRTIHDAKTTPTIKSHFKINGEPIDIPSYDWVEQTQLREFVTAAVLATGQGYTPLLPPITHDGHRVLRGSTSPDGLTLLTHGEDSTARLWELRTGRPIATLREATERVINCGFSPDGRTVFTDDESDTARFWTVPDGKFRARTAPRPYMMPRAISISRTTTISDNRLLKVHVVYGEFESIPGFGSRARYDISPAELWDTTTGRLVARLSGHGRNEPVYRFGGGGRWVTTIEGESTALVLSAEDGHVLARLGHQLAENEHLRLVSEADNLIATVSTKRDGGECLRLWDPATWKERAPPVYASSATFNDLQFSNDQLFGIYHDTSMSSSSVYRYGSVDPIIGWVVGLNVPTHALSHAAQRATLENGWVLDTRNWQRLHPPAGRKYHPDLARFAPDGRFIGGFIDNANVIIDTATEKHFPSFGPLSGANNASDFVLPGFRGWVTTPLINIPDVGLVTAVYGYASYAAEIRMVPSPRAFPPDLLELWVQVAVRGELRADREFVKWDAPTWERKRQQLAAVPTVQREVPFPGYVAQDKLHWLRAEFAVAKTDADKLGIAKELLRRAETAGDRNEAVRWRAEVESRTTAVAPPPREAKP, encoded by the coding sequence ATGGGTACGGTCTGGGTAGCCCAACAAACCGAGCCCGTTAAGCGACTCGTCGCGATCAAGCTCATCAAGACCGGGATGGACTCGAAGGCGGTACTCGCCCGGTTTGAAGCGGAGCGGCAGGCGCTGGCGGTGATGGACCACCCGAACATCGCCCGCGTACTGGATGGCGGGGCGACGGCAGACGGTCGGCCGTACTTCGTCATGGAACTTGTTAAGGGCGTACCGATCACCCAGTTCTGCGACGAGCGGAAACTCACCCCCCGGCAGCGGCTGGAAATTTTCGTTCCCGTCTGTCAGGCGATCCAACACGCTCACCAGAAGGGCGTCATCCACCGGGACATCAAGCCGAGCAACGTGTTGATCGCGCTGTACGACGACAAACCGGTCCCGAAGGTCATTGATTTCGGGATCGCGAAGGCGACGGGTACGACCCTGACGGACCGAACGCTGGTGACCGGGTTCGGGGCCGTGGTCGGCACGCCGGAGTACATGTCCCCCGAACAGGCCAGTTTGAACAACCTCGACATCGACACTCGGTCGGACGTCTACAGCCTCGGGGTGCTGCTGTACGAACTGCTCACGGGAACCACTCCCGTGGACCGAAAGAGCCTCGGAAAAGCGGCCATGCTGGAAGTGTTGCGGATTGTCCGAGAGGTCGATGCCCCACGGCCCAGTGCCCGGCTGAGCGGCTCGGGCACCCTGCCGAGCGCGGCGGCGAACCGCGGCACCGAACCCGCCGCCTTGAGCCGACTCCTACGGCGGGATCTCGATTGGGTCGTGCTGCGGGCGATGGAGAAGGACCGCGTGCGGCGGTACGAGTCGGCGGCCGGGTTCGCGGCCGACGTCCAGCGGTATCTGGCCGGCGAAGCGGTTCAGGCGCACCCGCCCAGCACGGCCTACAGGCTGAGAACATTCGCGCGCAAGAACCGGGTGGCACTGGCAACGGTGACGGCGTTCGTAGGCCTGCTGATCGGAGCGGTGGTGGTAAGCGGTTGGTTGGCCATCAAGGCGAAGCGGGCAGAGGAGACGGCCGAGAAGAAGCGGGGCGAGGCGGAAGAGAATGCGAAGGAAGCATCGGAGAATGCGGAGAGAGCCGATCGCTTCAGGTGGGAGTCGGCTGGCAAGGCTGCGCAACTCGAGATCTCTTTGCAGAGAAGTGAATTGACAGCCGTGAGCCGCGAGATTGACCTGGACCTGATCGAATGTCAGTCGAACCCCAGAGTCGGTCTCCTCAGATTGGTGCGTACGCTCCGGACGATCCATGACGCAAAAACCACACCGACGATCAAATCGCACTTTAAGATTAATGGCGAACCAATAGATATACCCAGCTACGACTGGGTCGAGCAGACGCAACTCCGCGAGTTCGTCACGGCCGCCGTTCTCGCCACGGGTCAAGGCTATACTCCACTCTTGCCGCCGATCACCCATGACGGGCATCGGGTGCTCAGGGGAAGTACGAGCCCGGACGGCTTGACGCTTCTGACTCACGGCGAGGACTCGACGGCGAGACTCTGGGAACTCCGCACCGGGCGGCCCATCGCCACTTTGCGGGAGGCGACTGAACGCGTAATCAATTGCGGTTTCAGCCCTGATGGCCGAACCGTGTTCACCGATGACGAATCTGACACGGCCCGGTTTTGGACCGTACCAGACGGGAAGTTCCGAGCGCGGACCGCCCCTCGTCCGTACATGATGCCCCGGGCAATCAGCATCAGTCGCACAACCACGATCAGTGACAATCGTTTGTTGAAAGTGCATGTGGTGTACGGGGAGTTTGAGTCAATACCGGGTTTCGGGTCTCGGGCACGCTACGACATCAGCCCTGCCGAACTGTGGGACACCACAACAGGCAGGCTCGTCGCAAGACTGAGCGGGCATGGCCGAAATGAACCGGTGTACCGCTTTGGAGGTGGCGGGCGCTGGGTGACGACGATCGAGGGGGAATCGACGGCATTGGTGTTATCGGCCGAAGATGGCCATGTTCTCGCTCGACTGGGGCACCAACTAGCAGAAAACGAGCACCTCAGGCTGGTGAGTGAGGCTGATAACCTCATCGCCACGGTTTCCACAAAGCGTGACGGGGGAGAGTGCCTTCGGCTTTGGGATCCCGCCACCTGGAAGGAACGGGCGCCCCCTGTCTATGCAAGTTCCGCAACATTTAATGATTTGCAGTTCTCAAACGATCAGCTATTCGGAATTTATCACGACACATCGATGTCATCGTCGTCGGTGTATCGATACGGATCAGTAGATCCGATTATCGGCTGGGTCGTTGGGCTCAACGTCCCTACGCACGCGCTATCTCATGCCGCTCAACGGGCAACTCTTGAGAACGGATGGGTGCTCGACACTCGCAATTGGCAACGTCTCCACCCTCCGGCCGGTCGAAAATACCACCCGGATCTGGCCCGATTCGCACCCGACGGGCGGTTCATAGGTGGTTTTATCGATAACGCAAACGTCATCATCGACACGGCGACCGAAAAACACTTCCCATCTTTTGGACCTCTATCTGGTGCTAATAATGCTAGTGACTTTGTGCTTCCTGGATTTAGAGGATGGGTAACGACTCCTCTCATCAACATACCAGATGTTGGATTGGTCACAGCCGTATACGGCTATGCCAGCTATGCGGCGGAGATTCGTATGGTCCCGTCGCCACGGGCTTTTCCACCGGACCTCCTCGAACTCTGGGTGCAGGTCGCTGTGCGGGGTGAACTCAGGGCAGATCGAGAATTCGTGAAGTGGGATGCGCCGACCTGGGAAAGGAAGCGGCAGCAGCTGGCCGCAGTCCCCACAGTCCAACGGGAGGTTCCTTTCCCGGGATACGTCGCACAGGACAAACTGCATTGGTTGCGAGCCGAGTTCGCCGTAGCAAAAACCGACGCTGATAAACTTGGCATCGCCAAGGAATTGCTCCGCCGTGCGGAGACGGCCGGGGACCGCAACGAAGCCGTCCGGTGGCGGGCAGAGGTGGAAAGCCGGACGACGGCCGTTGCTCCCCCACCCAGGGAGGCGAAACCGTGA
- a CDS encoding ECF-type sigma factor, translated as MTSESTTGLFPIVYDELRRLAAANLADEPDGHTLDATALVHEVYLRMRALSSFESKAGFFRVAAEAMRHILIDHARRKRAEKRGGLGKRFAVCESDKIIVTESDTILIIDEALEKLATEDVASAEIARLRLFAGLTVDEAADAVGVSRATAYRDWAYARACLTAALAGQ; from the coding sequence GTGACTTCCGAATCAACCACGGGGCTATTTCCGATCGTCTACGACGAACTCCGGCGGCTCGCTGCCGCGAACCTCGCCGACGAACCGGACGGCCACACTCTCGATGCCACCGCTCTTGTCCACGAGGTCTACCTCCGCATGCGGGCGTTATCCTCATTTGAGTCAAAGGCGGGGTTCTTCAGGGTGGCCGCCGAAGCCATGCGGCACATCCTCATTGACCACGCCAGACGGAAGAGGGCTGAAAAGAGGGGTGGGCTGGGAAAACGGTTCGCGGTGTGCGAGTCCGACAAGATTATCGTTACCGAATCCGACACCATTCTCATCATCGACGAGGCACTGGAAAAGCTTGCCACAGAGGATGTCGCTTCGGCGGAGATCGCCCGGCTCAGGCTATTCGCAGGTTTGACAGTGGACGAGGCGGCGGATGCTGTGGGTGTATCACGGGCGACAGCGTATCGCGACTGGGCGTATGCAAGGGCGTGTCTTACGGCCGCCTTAGCTGGACAATAA